In the Centroberyx gerrardi isolate f3 chromosome 9, fCenGer3.hap1.cur.20231027, whole genome shotgun sequence genome, one interval contains:
- the tal1 gene encoding T-cell acute lymphocytic leukemia protein 1 homolog, with product MLAYKAATRTAPTYLNSLIQVYAPSRPPRSAEERRLVKSDRVTAFTHKGKEEKKRMEKTIIEEFGSLKEPGPLGASGGRGGRRGGYRPPGHDTQTCRTGRVGGEEAGATPENTTPGEGEPQREEGPPLVPGVPLDGTSLNGTVLLNGTVILDGVAMETAHHDREPPTGIRGGRDAAEKALRLRTAAPNRPSAPLPAAPEPLSQTRMLLSPSAFPLSARTMLYETAHPLATLNSGADRCVMMKRRPTPYEVDLNDGPRPRIVRRIFTNSRERWRQQNVNGAFAELRRLIPTHPPDKKLSKNEILRLAMRYIDFLDKLLGDQDLMAGAGAGAGAGGPRVRWGREERPYGEEGLRGAPSPDSSCGSLPDGEDSPDSSTDYQDSCGEPGRPQHRRLAAHNHNHR from the exons atgctcgcctacaaagcagcaaccagaACGGCTccgacctacctgaactccctcattcaggtctacgctccctcccgcccgcCACGCTCTGCCGaggagcggcgcctg GTGAAGTCTGACCGCGTCACCGCGTTTACGCacaaaggaaaggaggagaagaagaggatggagaAAACTATTATAGAGGAGTTTGGGTCCCTGAAGGAACCCGGGCCCCTGGGTGCATccggggggagagggggaaggaggggggggtaCAGGCCTCCGGGACACGACACCCAGACCTGCAGGACGGGTCGTGTCGGCGGGGAGGAGGCGGGGGCGACACCGGAAAACACGACGCCTGGAGAGGGGGAGCCCCAGCGGGAGGAGGGGCCCCCGCTGGTCCCTGGGGTGCCGCTTGATGGGACATCCCTTAACGGGACTGTGCTGCTTAATGGGACTGTCATCCTTGATGGGGTCGCCATGGAAACGGCGCATCACGACAGAGAGCCGCCAACGGGTATAAGAGGCGGGCGGGACGCGGCGGAGAAGGCACTCAGGCTCCGCACCGCCGCGCCGAACAGACCGAGCGCCCCGCTGCCCGCTGCCCCGGAGCCGCTGAGCCAAACCCGCATGCTGCTGAGTCCGTCCGCGTTCCCGCTGTCTGCCCGCACCATGCTGTACGAGACCGCGCATCCTCTCGCCACCTTAAACAg cggAGCAGACCGGTGTGTCATGATGAAACGAAGACCGACGCCGTACGAGGTCGACCTCAACGACG GTCCCCGACCCAGGATCGTACGCCGAATCTTCACCAACAGCCGGGAGCGCTGGCGGCAGCAGAACGTCAACGGAGCGTTCGCCGAGCTGCGGAGGCTCATCCCCACCCACCCGCCCGACAAGAAGCTCAGCAAGAACGAGATCCTGAGACTGGCCATGAGATACATCGACTTCCTGGACAAGCTGCTGGGGGACCAGGACCTGatggccggggccggggccggggccggggccggggggCCGAGGGTCCGCTGGGGCCGGGAGGAGCGTCCGTACGGGGAGGAGGGCCTGCGGGGGGCGCCGTCGCCCGACTCCAGCTGTGGCAGTCTGCCGGACGGCGAGGACAGCCCCGACAGCTCCACGGACTACCAGGACTCGTGTGGAGAGCCCGGCCGCCCGCAGCACCGCCGCCTGGCGGcacacaaccacaaccacagGTGA
- the LOC139917510 gene encoding zinc finger BED domain-containing protein 4 has protein sequence MPHRARDRSRSAGGFQRGENQENSLQRSRPDQIRQGRAGNQEKLTTKRLMLKMIVSNLLPMAITEDANFQAFVKALKPTANIPDKSVMRSELLTVYEREKMAVRRSLASADDVVLTCELRLSRAEYSYLTVGCHVVDKNGKLKSYMLETTCLLSDQSAGNIINQLSAIMEAWGIKEKVHTVVTAGMPQLKKMKANWTHMPCFAYTLNMVFNDLLMCDDSLREVLTKCQEIVRFFKNDSEAEQKLREIQNQQRLQQEELIMYTGEGWLTLLHMLERLDKQYKAMPMVLNERGKTHFILIENDKKKIQNTISALIPLREATSTMKKEGFDTISVIIPLLKKLMDNLTEQAKTRNKVAAMLLSKCEHHFGKDNIPKLAPITALDPRFKNQLEDQNKRQAKDKIIKELSESAAGSASSALDLECLLSNYMAHEPLPEGGNPLAWWRFTGSRKFGEMSKLALKKLGIVSTAVPLDRAFSKADDRFCSLSSSQEPENINMILFLNSNWDTKP, from the exons ATGCCTCACAGAGCAAGAGACCGTT CGAGGAGCGCAGGTGGTTTCCAGAGGGGAGAAAACCAGGAAAACTCCCTCCAGAGATCCAGACCTGATCAAATCAGGCAGGGAAGAG CTGGGAACCAAGAAAAACTCACAACTAAAAGGCTCATGTTGAAGATGATTGTGTCTAATCTGCTGCCTATGGCAATCACAGAAGATGCTAATTTCCAGGCTTTTGTAAAAGCACTTAAACCTACTGCCAACATTCCCGACAAATCTGTGATGCGTTCAGAGCTTCTCACCGTGTACGAGCGAGAGAAAATGGCGGTGAGACGCAGCTTGGCTTCTGCTGATGATGTTGTGCTGACATGCGAGTTGCGACTTTCAAGAGCCGAATACTCCTATCTGACAGTAGGTTGTCATGTTGTTGATAAAAATGGGAAACTCAAGTCCTACATGCTGGAGACTACCTGCCTCTTAAGTGACCAATCAGCAGGCAACATTATAAATCAACTTTCAGCTATCATGGAGGCCTGGGGCATAAAAGAAAAGGTCCACACTGTCGTTACAGCTGGCATGCCACAACtgaagaaaatgaaagcaaattgGACACACATGCCTTGTTTTGCCTACACCTTAAATATGGTATTCAACGATCTTCTGATGTGTGACGATAGCCTCAGGGAGGTTCTCACAAAGTGTCAGGAAATTGTGAGGTTCTTTAAGAACGATTCTGAAGCTGAGCAGAAACTCAGAGAGATTCAAAACCAGCAGAGGCTACAACAGGAGGAGCTGATCATGTACACCGGGGAGGGATGGCTCACTCTGTTACACATGCTAGAGCGACTGGATAAGCAGTACAAGGCAATGCCTATGGTGTTGAATGAAAGAGGTAAGACTCATTTCATTCTCATCGAAAATGATAAAAAGAAAATCCAGAACACCATATCAGCCCTCATACCTCTGAGAGAAGCCACATCCACGATGAAAAAAGAAGGGTTCGACACCATTTCTGTCATCATCCCACTGCTGAAGAAACTTATGGACAACCTCACAGAACAAGCGAAGACAAGGAACAAAGTTGCTGCAATGTTGCTCTCAAAGTGTGAACATCACTTTGGTAAGGACAACATCCCCAAACTGGCTCCCATCACAGCTCTGGACCCAAGGTTCAAAAACCAGCTGGAAGACCAAAATAAAAGGCAGGCAAAAGATAAAATAATTAAAGAGCTCAGTGAGAGTGCAGCAGGGTCTGCTTCCTCTGCTCTTGACCTCGAATGCCTGCTGAGCAACTACATGGCCCATGAACCTCTTCCAGAGGGTGGAAACCCTCTTGCATGGTGGAGATTCACAGGATCGAGGAAATTCGGGGAAATGAGCAAGCTTGCTCTGAAGAAACTTGGCATCGTCTCCACTGCTGTACCGCTAGACAGAGCCTTCTCAAAAGCAGATGATCGGTTCTGCAGCCTCAGCAGCTCCCAGGAGCCAGAAAACATCAACATGATCCTGTTTCTGAACAGCAACTGGGATACAAAGCCTTAG
- the LOC139917505 gene encoding uncharacterized protein LOC139917505 yields MAPAGIAFRVTEAHKPPHRSKVTTQGEEVRSVIDSLLGPITKVRLGTWNVRTMYETSKLAQVISEMKRYRLDILGISECRWTGSGCQTTSDGSVILYSGQEDKHIHGVALIVSKEKAKTLVEWEPVSDRMIRARFNSKHCKLTIIQCYAPTNEAEKEDKDDWYEELQRTVSKVPQHDMLLIIGDMNAKVGADNDNCDRAIGSHGCGVRNNNGERLVDFCLENNCVVGGTIFPHKNIHKLTWRSPDGLTTNQINHILINGKWRRSPQDVRVCRGADANSDHYLVTANIRLKLRKVKQQGQRRRQLDIGKLKCQNISKEFVLELRNRFGALGALADSTDEDPDIYTKWETIKNTYVETATKIQGHREKKNKEWLTPEHPANPTPADNILNINTSPPTETEVKSAIKATKNGKAAGIDSIHAEMLKADLNTSVKVLTDLFRNIWDRNVIPEDWAKVLIAKIPKKGNLQNCNNWRGITLLSIPSKVFCKVLLGRIDMTIDTKLRQEQAGFRKGRGCTDQIFTLRNIIEQCMEWNNPLHINFINFQKAFDSLHRDTLWKIVQSYGIPPKMTALTRMFYHQFECSVIVNGNLTEWFPVEFGVRQGCIISPILFLIAIDWTMRKTTSDKPRGIQWTLFTQLEDLDYADDLPILSTNHTHLQEKTNRTDIFAKQMEKISNEDLHKNTNCHNVVLEIKHRRLKWLGHVLRMDQDRIPKKE; encoded by the exons ATGGCCCCCGCCGGTATAGCCTTCAGAGTCACGGAGGCACACAAGCCTCCCCACCGCAGCAAGGTAACAACACAAGGAGAGGAAGTTAGGAGTGTGATAGACAGTCTGCTTGGGCCCATAACGAAGGTCCGCCTAGGAACATGGAATGTCCGCACTATGTATGAGACATCCAAACTAGCCCAGGTCATCAGTGAGATGAAAAGGTACAGGCTGGATATTTTAGGAATTAGTGAATGTCGATGGACTGGTTCTGGATGCCAAACAACCAGCGACGGATCAGTTATCCTTTACTCAGGACAGGAAGACAAGCACATACACGGTGTGGCTCTCATAGTCTCCAAAGAAAAGGCAAAAACCTTGGTAGAATGGGAACCTGTAAGTGACAGAATGATCAGAGCTCGCTTCAATTCCAAACATTGCAAACTGACCATCATACAATGCTATGCACCAACAAATGAAGCTGAGAAAGAGGACAAGGATGACTGGTATGAGGAGCTACAACGAACTGTCTCCAAGGTCCCTCAACACGATATGTTACTGATCATAGGTGATATGAACGCCAAGGTTGGAGCCGATAATGACAACTGTGACAGAGCTATAGGGAGCCATGGCTGTGGTGTGAGGAACAACAATGGTGAGCGCCTTGTTGACTTCTGCCTCGAGAACAACTGCGTAGTTGGTGGTACCATCTTCCCACATAAGAACATCCACAAACTCACTTGGAGGTCACCTGATGGTCTTACAACTAACCAGATTAACCACATCTTAATCAACGGGAAGTGGCGCAGGTCTCCCCAAGATGTTAGAGTTTGTCGCGGTGCAGATGCCAACAGTGACCACTATCTGGTGACAGCTAACATCAGGCTGAAACTCCGGAAAGTAAAACAGCAGGGTCAACGCAGGAGACAACTCGACATTGGCAAACTGAAATGTCAGAATATCAGCAAAGAGTTTGTGTTGGAGCTGAGAAATCGCTTCGGTGCTCTTGGTGCCCTGGCTGATTCAACTGATGAGGACCCTGATATCTACACCAAATGGGAAACCATCAAGAACACCTATGTTGAGACAGCTACCAAGATCCAgggccacagagaaaagaagaacaAGGAGTGGCTGACACCTG AACATCCTGCTAACCCTACACCTGCAGATAACATACTCAACATCAACACCAGCCCCCCGACTGAAACAGAAGTCAAGAGTGCCATTAAAGCAACAAAGAATGGGAAAGCTGCAGGCATTGACTCCATTCACGCCGAGATGCTGAAGGCTGACCTCAACACCTCAGTCAAGGTTCTCACAGACCTGTTCAGAAACATCTGGGACAGAAATGTCATTCCTGAGGACTGGGCCAAAGTTCTGATTGCCAAAATTCCAAAGAAAGGCAATCTACAAAACTGCAACAACTGGCGAGGCATCACATTGCTATCCATACCATCCAAGGTCTTCTGCAAAGTCTTGCTGGGCAGAATTGACATGACAATTGACACCAAACTGAGGCAGGAACAGGCAGGCTTCAGGAAAGGAAGAGGGTGCACTGACCAGATCTTTACACTAAGGAACATCATTGAGCAATGCATGGAGTGGAACAATCCATTACACATCAATTTCATCAACTTCCAGAAAGCTTTTGACAGCTTACACCGTGACACCCTGTGGAAAATCGTGCAATCCTATGGAATTCCTCCAAAGATGACTGCATTGACAAGGATGTTTTACCATCAATTTGAGTGTAGTGTCATCGTAAATGGCAACCTCACTGAATGGTTCCCCGTGGAATTTGGTGTACGCCAGGGATGTATCATCTCCCCCATTCTCTTCCTGATTGCCATCGACTGGACCATGCGAAAAACCACCTCAGACAAGCCCAGAGGCATCCAGTGGACTCTCTTCACCCAGCTAGAAGATCTTGATTATGCTGATGACCTGCCTATCCTCTCCACAAATCATACTCACTTGCAAGAGAAGACGAATAGGACTGATATATTTGCCAAACAGATGG AAAAGATCTCCAATGAGGAcctgcacaaaaacacaaactgtcacaATGTGGTGCTGGAAATTAAACATCGGCGGCTCAAATGGCTCGGACATGTCCTCAGAATGGACCAGGACCGCATTCCTAAA AAGGAGTAA